One Clarias gariepinus isolate MV-2021 ecotype Netherlands chromosome 5, CGAR_prim_01v2, whole genome shotgun sequence genomic region harbors:
- the nhlh2 gene encoding helix-loop-helix protein 2 has protein sequence MKMMLSPDQSDSDLMWVQSDPETVLNVIKAECMPEESPLTDGKQRALAAPALTREEKRRRRRATAKYRLAHATRERIRVEAFNVAFAELRKLLPTLPPDKKLSKIEILRLAICYISYLNHVLDV, from the coding sequence ATGAAGATGATGCTGAGTCCGGATCAGTCCGATTCTGACTTGATGTGGGTTCAGTCAGACCCAGAAACCGTCCTGAACGTTATTAAAGCGGAGTGCATGCCTGAAGAGTCTCCACTAACGGACGGGAAGCAGCGCGCGCTCGCGGCTCCTGCACTGACCCGCGAGGAAAAGCGGCGGCGGAGGCGCGCGACCGCGAAGTACCGATTGGCCCACGCAACCCGCGAGCGCATCCGTGTCGAGGCCTTTAACGTGGCGTTTGCCGAGCTGCGGAAACTTCTCCCTACACTTCCGCCTGACAAGAAGCTCTCAAAGATAGAGATCCTTCGTCTCGCTATATGTTACATATCATACCTGAATCACGTCCTGGACGTGTGA